DNA from Leishmania donovani BPK282A1 complete genome, chromosome 34:
TCGCTTCGTCGTCGgtgcttgtctctctctctctcacacccCTCCGTCTCTTTATGCGATGCCAAACTGCACATGATGCACGCACCCGCGTGTCGCCAATGCAACAATGTCTACACCGCTCCATCTCCTCTCTGCCATTCATGCTGGACGGACGCAGCGTGCGTGCATTGGTTGCACCTCTTGCTTCCTTGGCACGCTTGTATTGCTGAGGTCGCCCGCAGCACGTAGCTCCGTGGACCCGATTGTTTGGGTGCCTGCGAACATACATCAGCAGGTGTGAGgctgcgcgcatgcacgcgcaagGCAGTGGACGAAATGGAAAAAGAGCACAAGAGCATCTGCTGGCGGCCAAAGAATGCGCTCATCGAGTGCGTCGTCATGACCAAGTGCTTCCAGGAGAAGGAAAGTGTGGAGGACTGCATCGGGGCGAACGACTGCTTTCTCGAGCGTCGCAACTGGACGCTGTGCAAGATGAACGCCGTCAACCCACGGTATCGACTCCGTGGCAATCCGTACGATCTGGCCACCGAGGACCAGAAGAAGATCGAAGCGCGTAATGAGCGCATCCGACAACGTGaactggaggaggagggcatcTTCACCAAGTAGCGCGTTCCAAAACAAGCAAGCAGAGGAGTGTGGCTGACTCTTTCGGAATGCACCGGtcagtgcgcgtgtgcatctATTCTTTGGACGGATGATGCGCACTGGCACAGCTGCCAGTCGTCGCTGCTTGTGGTCTGTTTTCTTTCCTACGTGTGCCGGCCAGGCGGTCACAtgctcctctcccctctcacaCCCCCTCACGGCACCCGGGGATGAGGGACTATTTCTTATTCGGTATGGCGTAGACTGCGGTTTAATGTCTCCTCTTCGGCATCGCGTCTAcggtgttgtgtgtgcgacgtgtttttttttttcgttgttgttgttttgctgTTTGTCGATTCCTTTCGTTCTTCTCGTTCAAGATGCTGTCTCTCATCCATCTCGCGTCTTGTTCGCTGTTGCCGAGAGTAACTTTCATGCCCGTCTCAAAGCGCTTCAACGGTGCGCGGAGGTGTACTTCGATGTGCCTGAGGCCACCACGACTTCGGAAGCGGCGACTTTCCCCGCGGCGCTGGGACGTGGGTTGCACTGGCGGATGAACATCTGCTTCCGTGGTTGCAAGAGTGGGTGAATGAGGCGCGGTCGAGCGGTGGGTGGGCCAGGAGGACGGCCGGCGcgcatctctccctctctatGAGGGTGGGTGCACCCACTGGCACCGTGCTCTTCGCTCTACGcccgccctcttcccccaCCATTTCCATCCCTTTGGTGTTGTGTTATCCACAATTCGCTCATTGCTGGTTCGTGCGTGACACCTCTTGAACTCATTTCTGTATtgcgccctctctctcgcttcgcGGTAGGTGTCGCGCGCCGAAGTACCAGTGTCGGTGGAGAAGGCTGCGTCGACCTACGTTGCCATCGCCTCTCCTGCAAGttcacagcacacacacacacacacacacatgcatggcACATCGGCATCGACTTCTTCACCTCCTTATATATCTACCTTGTCTGAGCGAAAGCGGACGTCTCGCTCTTCGCGCTTTATCTTCGTGTAAGTTCTGCCTTCGCCGAGCGTGCAGCACAGTGAAGTAGAGACACCGacactcacacgcgcacagggagggggtggaacGGCGTGCCGGTATTCGACCGCCTCCACGCCGGCTCGGCTCCCTCTTTTTCCAGGTGAAtgagcgcggcgctggaacgccgccgctgagggcGCCAAAACCACCTTCGCACCCGCTCTCTCGCACGCGTTGGCGGAAgcacagaagagagaagggagtgTGCGGGGAACCGCACAAAGGGCAGGGGCATTCTCAAGCGAAGACAGGACCTGGTGACCACCACGATGAGCTTTAGTCGCCCACAGCGGTCGCCACACCGGACGCTGCGGCACTCGCGCAACGCCGCCCGGCTCACTGACCTCCATCAAGCGCGACACAGCCGAAACTGCTTTCCACGCCGTCCCTTGCGTGCTTCTCACGCCGCGCAGTGCCTCCTGCCTAGCAAccccgacgccgctgccaacgACGCGGCGATCTCCACCTCGTATTCCGTCACAGCCTACACGACAACCGCATACATAAACTGTGAGGGCGTCTCCGGCAGCGACTCCGAATACTCCGAGTACGACCTCGTCAACGAGCAGATGCAGGACTTCTTGCTTGACTCCGAGGACACAtccgacggcgacgccgacgtggAGGACATCCTCGGCTTCGGGGCGGTTTTTATGGGCGGTTTAATACCTGCACGGCCGAGGGATGCTCACCAAGCACGCGCGTGGCGACGCACCACGAAGCCTAACCGCCGACGGATGGCGAAGAAGTCGGAAAGCTGCTCGTCGCTCTCGAACGCTGCACGGCCGACAGCGAGTTCAAGCACCACCATGCTGAGCGACTTGGACACTAATGTGAGGGAGGCAGTGGTGACCGGTGGggccgcgcagcggcgcggcacccGCAAGCAGCGACGGGCGATGGCAAGCGGTGAGCGGCGCTGGCTTgtgccccctctctccgccgtcTCGGTGAAAGCCACCGATGATAGAAACGATGGACGAAGGCAGCTACCGTGGTTCACTGTCGTGTTTGATCTAGACGAGACGCTGGTCGGGGCCCGCTACGGCCCCATCCATCTGCGCCCCCACGTTGGCGAGCTCCTGCGGTCACTTCACCGGCTCCCTGTTGAGATCATTGTGTGGACTGCCGGTACGGCGCACTACGTGAATCCCATTCTTCACGCCATCGGGCAAGCCTGCGGCCGACGGCAGTGGTTCCATCACATCATTAGCCGACACAAGCGCTGGTACCGCGGTGCCAACACGTGTGTGAAGGACCTGAGGCAGCTCGGTCGTCCTCTGGACCGCCTTCTTATGGTGGAGAACAACCCCATCTCCGCCCTCCCGCAGCCCtcgctgtgcgtgctgctcgaAGACTACCTGCAACCAAATGCCGCAGACGAGTCGCTGTTGGTGCTGAAGGAGTTGTTGGAGCGACTGTCGCTCCAGtacgagagagaagcacgtACCTCATTCGCGGCAAGCACTTGTGAGCAGTCGGCCGAAGAGGACtgccgtgcgcagcggcacacgcgttCGCCTAAAAACACGTTACGGGACACGACAACAAGTCGCACCACTGCTCTGCCGTCTTCAGCTCTTCCGTCGCTAGAGCTGCTCGTCCGAGATGATGCTGCACTGCAGCTGGTCGAGTTCCGCATGGAGGACATTCTCAAGGAGGACGGTGTCTCGATGCTTCAGCGGGCGGAGATGAGGGAGCTGGTTGGGGGGGCTGATACGTTGCGGTGTCTTTGCCTTTGTTAtacaccgccgctgctgccgtcatcCACCGCCGTGGCCCCACGGGGCACTGCAGCATCCGTGTCATGCGTGCCGATGGCGATGCGCAGCTACGGATCCGTCAATCCGCTACGGCCCCTGTAACGGAAACAGACGAAACGTTCAAGTGCGCTCAGCGGGACTCTCGATCACTCTGGAGCacactccctcccttctcccaaaaaaaaaaaaacgatgtacgcggcgctgcgcgatgTCCGCGACGTATGTTagcggctgccgtgcgctTCTTTTCTGCTAAGATTTTTCGACGTCAAGCGCCACTCTTGTCCTTTTTGTGTGTCCCTGGGCTCGATGTGGGCTTGCGTCAGAGACGGCGGCGTTTTCTCCTTAAGTATTTTCTTCGTTGTTGGTACCGGTGGCAGCCGTGAACGCCTGGAGAACGAGTGTGCGGCTGCACTctgttttgttgtttgtaCGACAGCCATGAGACACGACTCACCTGAAGCAGCTGCCACCGACGGACAGGCGGGAACGCGCAGCCCATGTGCTTTCCGCACTCGCTCTTGCCAATGTGCTGGCTGCAGAGCAACGCATAGCCCTCAGTGCGGTGGGGGTCGGGGACGGGAAAGTAATGCGAGAAGGCCATGCCGTGTGCTTGCAGGACGGGGATCTCTTGCAACTCGTTGCCCTCCCGCCCTCgcccgccttctctctctctctctggcacCCTCCACCTATACCATCCTGTCTCATCGCTCTTCTACTTGGTGGCCACTGGTGCCGCTTCCTCACAGCAGCCGTACCCTGCATATAGTGCTCccttctcgctgctgccggtcaCACGTGCCTGCGCACAGCTTTGCGTCTCCCTTCTCTGGCTCTACAGACGTCTCTCTATTATTTTTGTTGCCCCTCACCCTCACATGGTTTTGCTTTCCTGCAACCGAACGCTACCGCATCGAACCAGCGCATACGCAACTGCAGCCCTCCGTGTCTTTCCTTTTGTCCTCCGTCCTGGGACGACCTGTTGCGCTGTCTCTCCCGCGTCGCGCTGTACCCTTGCCGCCCTCTCTGAGAGACGTTCATCCCCCCACCGTTTTTCTGCTTTTCATCTTGTATGTCTGCTGCGTTTGCAGCCATGAAGTCTTACGGAaagcgaggcggccgcgccgcctggGCCCACAAGCGCtcgctgtgcgtgctgtGGCTTCTATTCCTGTCCGCCAGCTGGCTTTGCTTCCGCGGAACGCAAAGCACGCACGGCGGTTGCCTGACGGATATTCGCGCCACGGCCGACAAGGGCGCCATCGGCTGTCGTTCCGCCAACGTCTCTGTGGCGGTCACGTCGACCTTCATGAACACCTTTATCAAAGCTGCTGTCATTCCCATGATCCAAAATGATAGCAACACCCTTATCGTCCCCCAGCAGGAGGTGAACCACGTCTGGGTGGACAagatggtgctgcagcattTCAAGCTCGGTTCTCTCACCGTCAGCACAGGCGTGCCAGACGCGCAAAGCATGATGATACGCGGCACGGGACTCGGTCTCAAGGTGAACAAGTCGCGCTTCATTTTTCATTACATGGGCGTGAGGTGCAGTGGGACCTTCTGGGCGTCACTGAAGGAAACCGCTGTGGATGCGGTGATTCGTCTCACGCTTCTACCAGAGGAACGGTGGAACGTGACCTTCCCGCGTCTGGCGCTTGACTGGGGTCAGGTGGACGTCCACCACGAGTTGGACAGCGAGACATGCAGTTTAGCGCAAAAAGTGGTGGAGCTGTTTACTGGTGAGCTCGACGTTTTCGTGGTCTCAAAAGTAAAGCGAATGTTGGATGAAGAGATGCCGCGGAAGGCAGCTGATCGACTCAACGATGCCTTTGCGAGGTTTGGCATCCGCGCCATCACCCCGCCCGTGATGACAGCCAACGCGATGGCTGTGACGCTGGACTTGAACCCGCTCGATTTCGGCTGCGCGTCGACGCCTACCGCGTCAACCGTGCCTGAACTTGTGTCTCGCGACATTGCcgcacgcaccaccgcgacgaGCGTGAACAACGTTCTCTACAATGCGGTACAGGCGCAGCGTCTGCAGGTGGAGAAGCACCTATCAGCGATGTGGAACACCTCGTTGTTAGCGGATCTTTTCCCTGAGCTGTACCGTGCGTGCCCGGGATGCAGATTGTACACTCTCGCACAGGCAACAAAGGCACCTATAATcgatgtgctgcgcgacggTGAAGTCTCAGTGGATGTCCACGACCTCATTCTCGGGGTCTATGTACAGCCAAACTCCTCCGAGCATTCCTCGGCCTTATCTTCTCTCATTACAGAAAAGCAGCTCAGACCGAGGGCAGGCTTCTCCGCCGCCTACCGGTCCTTtgaaaggaaaaagaggaTCTCTTCCCAGTACCACCGTAAAGCATTTCCAGTGCTGGCGATCGGGTGCTCCGCCGCATCCGGTGTCCGCAACATCAGTGCCAGCACAGGTCACTCGATCAGCTACGAGCTACTTCCGGTGCGCGACGTTGCTGTGAAGGTGATGGTGTCTAACATTGGTGATGTCAGCACGAAAGACCTGGAGAAACTCATCACCAAAGTGTGGAACGACTtcgccgcaccgctggcCAACAGTGCGTCCCCGCTGAAGCTGCCGTTCTTTTTCCAGGAGGCTGTGCTGAAGGTCGGACCCGACATCATCGAGGGCGGCGTGAATGTCAGCCTCAAGGAAGAGTTTTTGCAGGCCGTTTTGTCGACCCTGTAGGCCGATCACGGAATGAAGAGTAATGGACGGCTGGAAAGCGTGGAGGTCGGGGTGGGGGTCCTCCAACTGGTGCAACCGCACGTGTACGTCGCCGCGAACCAAGAAGACGGAAGCGGTTGATTGAAGACGACGTGCACGACTTCTCCGTCTTTGCGGCTTCGCTGTTTCCTCTTTATTTTCCTCGGGCTGGCGACGTTTGGTGTTTCTGACGGGTTTatacctctctctctctcgttgtcTTATGCGCGCCACTTGGGCGCATCTCGTCCTGCCCTCATCCCTTTCCTCGTATGCCTTCGCGTCTGTCTCGTTTGCGTGGGCGACTTGAACCGGGAAAAGGTGGCTTACTTTCTTCATGGGCGCCGAGTGGCATCGCCGTCACTCCCTCCCATCTTTCACTGAACCATTCACtgcttgtttgtgtgtgtgctttcttCCGCTCTACAatcccttccccacccctgTAGTGGTGCAGCCGTCGCCATTGTTGTATGTAAAGTGCTTTATCTGTTCTGTGAGGAACTTTCTCTGCGCTGTATTCgtgtgcttctccctctctcgttgtTCATCTCTGACGTTCTCCCTGCTGtcttctcctctgccgtATTTCCGTTTGTTTTTATTCAACCTCCAGAAAGCTGTCCGACAGAACATGAATGCGCGAGTTGCCGTCAACGAGGACATGCCCTGGCTGTtggctggagaaggagcgaggGGAGAGACGGACCAGAGGACCCCTCTTCAATGCATCCATCTTGTCCCTGTCGTGCGTGGCGCTCGACTCCGTCTGCTTTGTTTTCTGCCACGTTTGTGCTCTCcctcacagacacacacacacacacacactcactgCTGTTGTTCCGCCCGTCCCATTGGTGATGTGTGAGGCGCTTGATGTCCCTTCAatcccttttttcttttttttttgctcgcacgctctctctccctccatccccgATGCCAGGGTGAGGCCGAcgcctctgtgcgtgctATCTCTCGTTGTTCAGTACTCCGCTGTCTGTGTGGGAAGAGCCAAGCAGcccaccccgcccaccccttctctgcccaatgccgaaccacttcTTGTGGTGTCGGTGGTCAAGTACCGACGGCGTAGGGAAGCCAGAGCGACCGGCGTCAGTGAACACATCTGTGCTATCCCTGTGACAGGCACAAtgtcagcgtgactcgagcgcatcTCTCACCTTTTCCTCGCTGCCCAgtggtgtggggagcctggGCCACCCCGGGGGAGAAGCCTTACCAGGTGTTGACCGGCATGATGTGagagcggctgtgaggcgacctgcgcagagggtgggtgggcagagcttgaggcaggggccgcgcTCAGCTAactgagtcggcgcgttgctgcaacgcgtgtgtgtctgctgccGCATTGCACCACGTGATGTGCCCCCGTGAGACAGGGCGGGAGTGGTGTGGAGTTCACCACATGCTCTGTGCCAGGAAGTGGACGCGTTGGAGAACGAGGAAACAAGCTCTCTTCGTGTCCTcgtgcgcctcgctgcggcaTCGACTCACCACA
Protein-coding regions in this window:
- a CDS encoding expression site-associated protein 5 (ESAG5), putative, with the protein product MSAAFAAMKSYGKRGGRAAWAHKRSLCVLWLLFLSASWLCFRGTQSTHGGCLTDIRATADKGAIGCRSANVSVAVTSTFMNTFIKAAVIPMIQNDSNTLIVPQQEVNHVWVDKMVLQHFKLGSLTVSTGVPDAQSMMIRGTGLGLKVNKSRFIFHYMGVRCSGTFWASLKETAVDAVIRLTLLPEERWNVTFPRLALDWGQVDVHHELDSETCSLAQKVVELFTGELDVFVVSKVKRMLDEEMPRKAADRLNDAFARFGIRAITPPVMTANAMAVTLDLNPLDFGCASTPTASTVPELVSRDIAARTTATSVNNVLYNAVQAQRLQVEKHLSAMWNTSLLADLFPELYRACPGCRLYTLAQATKAPIIDVLRDGEVSVDVHDLILGVYVQPNSSEHSSALSSLITEKQLRPRAGFSAAYRSFERKKRISSQYHRKAFPVLAIGCSAASGVRNISASTGHSISYELLPVRDVAVKVMVSNIGDVSTKDLEKLITKVWNDFAAPLANSASPLKLPFFFQEAVLKVGPDIIEGGVNVSLKEEFLQAVLSTL